ATGCATTGCTCATTTGAATGTCCAATTTCGATGATTCCTGATTCAGAATCAgaatttaaattgtttaatcaTACTATCAACAGTATATTCCTTTGTTACATCCCTGAGGTGTCTATCTAACATTATTCTGCTGAATTTACGGCGTCCTTTTGAGATTTGCAATCGATGAGATTTGCCTCCAAGACTTGTTCTCACAAAGATTTaatctccttttcttttgagagtAAACCAAGTTGTTACTTGTGACcaggaagagaaagagatggcCCACCTCTACGAGCGAAGAAAATTCCCTTATCCAGGTGACACAGAAGCTATGGAGGAGTTCATTAGAAGTGGAGGCACACTCGGCACCACTATTGGCCCCAAAGGGTTTATTGACTCTGAGATGGATCCCGACAACATACAGAAACAGTTGCAGAAGCAGAAGTTTGAGCAGGAGGCTCAGAAGCTCTGGTTTCGTATGAGGAATGAGGTCATACAAGAGCTCCAAGAGAAGGGGTTCGATATCGAGTGAGAGATAAGCTCCTaccaaaagaataaagaatctTTATTATAAATGTGACGCAGATGATTATCTCAAACCCGCTACTTAGTTTAGCATCAACTCTTGTTGCACTTGTATTTATGTGCATATGGTTTTGCCGCGTCGTTGTAGAAACTGCTCTAAACTGTATGATCTGCTCAGAAACTGCTCTAATGTTGTTGCAAGTTTTGTAGCTTGTGCACCATCTTTACAGCTCGGGCGAATGTAAATATTTTGTGTATCTCATACACCGTATTTATAACGTTGGCAGCTATAATAACTGCTGCGGTTTAGGACTatataattgattaaaataatttataatgttTATTCAACTAATGTTCGGTgaatgtttttaatttttggttgaGACTTTTCTATACAATTTGTGCGGGGGAGCTGCTCATAGTTACTCTGTATAATGCATCCTCAGATCGGACGGTTGGAATCAGATCTCtgtttttacttaaaaaatattttcaagtaGAAATATAGAGACCCTcaacctttttttatttgaggaCTCCTCAGcttctaatttttgaaaattaagtaattttagttaaaaaaaaactaaaaacttttatcaaatttattaatattttaattaaatttaataaatttaattattttttagcaattaaAGTTATGCTATACTTAATTTAATctaaaaacccaaaaagaaaaaaaaaaaaatcagaagtataaaattagaaattgagGTGGGTTCAGGGGACTATTTCAGAATGACCTATTACCTATAGTTGATACTTGATGCTTCAAAAATACATTTTTaccgaaaatttataattatatttaaaaatttgcgATTTTTGGCACAGCACCGTGAACCGGGTTCATGCACTAATTCTCGTACTTGTTTCATGTTATCACGTCTCCTCCCACTTCGATTAAATTAcgaacttaaataaaaaatcaataaataaaatcaaaatcccACCTCGTCTACGGTCGTCGGCGCTCCTATTCCCAGAATACCCCTGTCACCGCcgaacccttctctct
This genomic interval from Ananas comosus cultivar F153 linkage group 8, ASM154086v1, whole genome shotgun sequence contains the following:
- the LOC109714526 gene encoding uncharacterized protein LOC109714526 isoform X2 gives rise to the protein MSTNFFKVRKFLRKIGFEKEDIYFVKQMGKAMLCTYTLFGAAWLWNETSPLGWWTLKPRPKEEKEMAHLYERRKFPYPGDTEAMEEFIRSGGTLGTTIGPKGFIDSEMDPDNIQKQLQKQKFEQEAQKLWFRMRNEVIQELQEKGFDIE